A window from Drosophila miranda strain MSH22 chromosome Y unlocalized genomic scaffold, D.miranda_PacBio2.1 Contig_Y2_pilon, whole genome shotgun sequence encodes these proteins:
- the LOC117185684 gene encoding aldehyde dehydrogenase, dimeric NADP-preferring-like isoform X2 has protein sequence MLRFNNCDTIVRKSTIMGDNMTKPSDSDSDHSNVAKDRTTSTVIDIEPETESESPSVPTPASTSLFQSESDIMANFDDTLQRARLAFASGKTRNVSFRRKQLENLLRCYEENECDIISALEADLRRPKQESLIVETEFMKNDIKHILYNLSNWVKAEKPSKSIINVMDDVQIYNDPFGVVLVIGAWNYPLQLLLVPVASAIAAGNCVVIKPSEIAANCAKFIAEVIPKYLDNDCYPVVCGGPSETAELLKQRFDYIFYTGSTRVGKIIHAAANQHLTPTTLELGGKSPCYIDKSVELRTAVKRILWGKLINCGQTCIAPDYILCSKEMQDKFVAEAKDVLKEWYGENIQSSPDLSRVINSGNFQRLLGLIKSGRVAVGGKYDASERYIEPTILVDVKPNDPIMEEEIFGPILPIYTVESAYDAIKFINAREKTLVIYVFSNSNKLVKEFKSNTTSGGFCSNETIMHCGVDVLPFGGVGMSGMGSYHGKYGFDTFTHKKSCLGKDLSAFGEKLASARYPPYSDRKGSFLSFLLHKRRPLPNFYLTHVLAIGLGVGLTVLANYYLQVRKGKLLSR, from the exons AACCAGAAACTGAAAGCGAATCCCCCAGCGTCCCCACACCCGCATCTACATCACTGTTTCAGTCCGAGTCCGACATAATGGCCAATTTCGACGAT ACGTTGCAACGCGCCCGCCTCGCATTCGCCAGCGGCAAGACCAGGAACGTAAGCTTTCG TCGCAAGCAGCTGGAGAATCTGCTGCGTTGCTATGAGGAGAACGAGTGCGACATTATTAGTGCCTTGGAGGCAGATCTGCGTCGCCCCAAGCAGGAGAGTCTGATCGTGGAGACCGAATTCATGAAGAACGACATCAAGCACATTCTATACAATCTAAGTAATTGGGTCAAGGCAGAGAAG CCCTCTAAGTCGATCATTAATGTGATGGACGATGTGCAGATCTATAACGATCCCTTTGGCGTTGTGCTAGTGATTGGTGCTTGGAATTATCCGTTGCAGTTGCTGCTTGTCCCCGTGGCCTCTGCCATTGCCGCCGGTAACTGCGTGGTGATCAAGCCCAGCGAGATCGCCGCCAACTGCGCCAAGTTTATTGCCGAAGTCATTCCAAAATATCTCGACAAT GATTGCTATCCAGTGGTCTGCGGTGGACCCAGCGAAACGGCTGAGCTGCTCAAACAGCGCTTCGACTACATCTTCTACACGGGCTCCACCCGCGTCGGCAAAATCATTCATGCGGCGGCCAACCAGCACCTGACGCCCACCACCCTGGAGCTAGGCGGCAAGAG TCCTTGCTACATTGACAAGTCGGTGGAGCTGCGCACAGCTGTCAAGCGTATCCTGTGGGGCAAGCTAATAAACTGCGGCCAAACCTGCATTGCCCCCGACTACATCCTCTGCTCGAAGGAGATGCAGGACAAGTTCGTGGCCGAAGCCAAGGACGTGCTCAAAGAGTGGTACGGCGAGAACATTCAGAGCAGCCCCGACCTGAGCCGTGTCATCAACAGCGGCAATTTCCA GCGCCTGCTTGGGCTAATTAAGTCGGGACGCGTCGCTGTAGGCGGTAAGTACGATGCCAGCGAGCGTTACATTGAGCCCACAATCCTGGTCGATGTCAAGCCCAACGACCCCATTATGGAGGAGGAGATCTTCGGCCCCATCTTGCCCATCTATACCGTGGAGAGTGCCTACGATGCGATCAAGTTCATCAATGCCAG AGAGAAAACTCTTGTAATTTACGTGTTCTCAAACTCAAACAAGCTAGTTAAAGAGTTCAAGAGCAATACCACAAGCGGCGGATTCTGCAGCAACGAAACTATTATGCATTGTGGAG TTGATGTGCTGCCCTTCGGGGGCGTTGGCATGAGCGGCATGGGCTCCTACCACGGAAAGTACGGCTTTGACACTTTTACGCACAAGAAGTCGTGTCTGGGCAAAGATCTGTCGGCGTTTGGTGAGAAGTTGGCCTC AGCTCGCTATCCCCCGTACTCAGATCGCAAGGGATCGTTTCTGTCGTTCCTGCTGCACAAGCGCCGACCTCTGCCCAATTTCTATCTGACGCATGTGCTGGCCATCGGCCTGGGCGTAGGTCTGACAGTGCTGGCCAACTATTACCTACAGGTAAGAAAG GGTAAGCTGTTGTCGCGTTAG
- the LOC117185684 gene encoding aldehyde dehydrogenase, dimeric NADP-preferring-like isoform X8, whose amino-acid sequence MANFDDTLQRARLAFASGKTRNVSFRRKQLENLLRCYEENECDIISALEADLRRPKQESLIVETEFMKNDIKHILYNLSNWVKAEKPSKSIINVMDDVQIYNDPFGVVLVIGAWNYPLQLLLVPVASAIAAGNCVVIKPSEIAANCAKFIAEVIPKYLDNDCYPVVCGGPSETAELLKQRFDYIFYTGSTRVGKIIHAAANQHLTPTTLELGGKSPCYIDKSVELRTAVKRILWGKLINCGQTCIAPDYILCSKEMQDKFVAEAKDVLKEWYGENIQSSPDLSRVINSGNFQRLLGLIKSGRVAVGGKYDASERYIEPTILVDVKPNDPIMEEEIFGPILPIYTVESAYDAIKFINARESPLVLYIFTSETEVKNLFVNGTQSGGMCVNDTIMHYAVDVLPFGGVGMSGMGSYHGKYGFDTFTHKKSCLGKDLSAFGEKLASARYPPYSDRKGSFLSFLLHKRRPLPNFYLTHVLAIGLGVGLTVLANYYLQVRKGKLLSR is encoded by the exons ATGGCCAATTTCGACGAT ACGTTGCAACGCGCCCGCCTCGCATTCGCCAGCGGCAAGACCAGGAACGTAAGCTTTCG TCGCAAGCAGCTGGAGAATCTGCTGCGTTGCTATGAGGAGAACGAGTGCGACATTATTAGTGCCTTGGAGGCAGATCTGCGTCGCCCCAAGCAGGAGAGTCTGATCGTGGAGACCGAATTCATGAAGAACGACATCAAGCACATTCTATACAATCTAAGTAATTGGGTCAAGGCAGAGAAG CCCTCTAAGTCGATCATTAATGTGATGGACGATGTGCAGATCTATAACGATCCCTTTGGCGTTGTGCTAGTGATTGGTGCTTGGAATTATCCGTTGCAGTTGCTGCTTGTCCCCGTGGCCTCTGCCATTGCCGCCGGTAACTGCGTGGTGATCAAGCCCAGCGAGATCGCCGCCAACTGCGCCAAGTTTATTGCCGAAGTCATTCCAAAATATCTCGACAAT GATTGCTATCCAGTGGTCTGCGGTGGACCCAGCGAAACGGCTGAGCTGCTCAAACAGCGCTTCGACTACATCTTCTACACGGGCTCCACCCGCGTCGGCAAAATCATTCATGCGGCGGCCAACCAGCACCTGACGCCCACCACCCTGGAGCTAGGCGGCAAGAG TCCTTGCTACATTGACAAGTCGGTGGAGCTGCGCACAGCTGTCAAGCGTATCCTGTGGGGCAAGCTAATAAACTGCGGCCAAACCTGCATTGCCCCCGACTACATCCTCTGCTCGAAGGAGATGCAGGACAAGTTCGTGGCCGAAGCCAAGGACGTGCTCAAAGAGTGGTACGGCGAGAACATTCAGAGCAGCCCCGACCTGAGCCGTGTCATCAACAGCGGCAATTTCCA GCGCCTGCTTGGGCTAATTAAGTCGGGACGCGTCGCTGTAGGCGGTAAGTACGATGCCAGCGAGCGTTACATTGAGCCCACAATCCTGGTCGATGTCAAGCCCAACGACCCCATTATGGAGGAGGAGATCTTCGGCCCCATCTTGCCCATCTATACCGTGGAGAGTGCCTACGATGCGATCAAGTTCATCAATGCCAG AGAGAGTCCACTTGTCCTGTATATTTTCACATCGGAAACAGAGGTTAAAAATCTGTTCGTAAACGGCACACAATCGGGCGGAATGTGCGTGAATGACACGATAATGCATTATGCCG TTGATGTGCTGCCCTTCGGGGGCGTTGGCATGAGCGGCATGGGCTCCTACCACGGAAAGTACGGCTTTGACACTTTTACGCACAAGAAGTCGTGTCTGGGCAAAGATCTGTCGGCGTTTGGTGAGAAGTTGGCCTC AGCTCGCTATCCCCCGTACTCAGATCGCAAGGGATCGTTTCTGTCGTTCCTGCTGCACAAGCGCCGACCTCTGCCCAATTTCTATCTGACGCATGTGCTGGCCATCGGCCTGGGCGTAGGTCTGACAGTGCTGGCCAACTATTACCTACAGGTAAGAAAG GGTAAGCTGTTGTCGCGTTAG